In Silene latifolia isolate original U9 population chromosome X, ASM4854445v1, whole genome shotgun sequence, the following proteins share a genomic window:
- the LOC141618714 gene encoding protein FAR1-RELATED SEQUENCE 5-like, with protein sequence MTEVQKQFVTKVKVLKLGGVKAYRGWKELCGGYDNIGATEIDFKNFVRDIKTYIDPICIKNYMLFGEVLSADATYGTNKYNMTFLEAMGGCQPRIIITDQDKSMKSVVPEVFKESTHRLCMWHIMKKLREKVSYQLFQDEDFKTRLNRCVWNNQLEPDEFEEQWGKIMTDYQLVEHEWFSDLFLTPHLTLVEFWVCYESALEAQRHKQSKLNSDNKHSEIPRKTKSNLEVHASEIYSHNIFKDFQTELVAALSYCHFKDVEKIDETKIYIITDLQMPNKSWNVAYSPYNMEITCSCFMFQRMGLLCGNCLWILHNQDFQKIPEQYIMQRWTKATMSKHVFDKDDTN encoded by the exons ATGACTGAGGTACAGAAACAATTTGTCACAAAGGTAAAGGTGCTAAAACTAGGTGGTGTGAAAGCCTATAGAGGTTGGAAGGAGCTGTGTGGAGGTTACGACAACATTGGTGCTACTGAGATTGATTTCAAAAACTTTGTCAGGGACATAAAAACCTACATTG ATCCGATCTGCATAAAGAACTACATGCTGTTTGGTGAGGTGTTATCAGCAGATGCTACATATGGAACAAACAAGTACAATATG ACATTTTTGGAAGCAATGGGCGGGTGCCAGCCGAGAATTATAATTACTGATCAGGACAAATCAATGAAGTCAGTAGTTCCAGAAGTGTTTAAGGAGTCAACACACAGACTGTGCATGTGGCACATAATGAAGAAACTAAGAGAAAAAGTCAGTTATCAACTATTTCAAGATGAGGATTTTAAGACCAGGCTCAAtaggtgtgtttggaacaaccaacTTGAGCCCGATGAATTCGAAGAACAATGGGGGAAGATAATGACTGATTATCAACTTGTAGAACACGAGTGGTTTTCAGATTT GTTCCTCACACCTCATTTGACCCTTGTTGAGTTTTGGGTGTGCTATGAGAGTGCCTTGGAAGCACAAAGACACAAGCAATCCAAGTTGAACAGTGACAACAAACACTCTGAAATTCCAAGGAAAACAAAGTCAAACCTTGAAGTCCATGCTTCTGAAATATACTCGCACAACATTTTTAAAGACTTCCAAACAGAATTGGTTGCAGCTTTGTCTTATTGTCATTTTAAAGATGTggagaagattgatgagacaaaaatatatattataaCAGACTTGCAGATGCCAAATAAGTCATGGAACGTAGCATATTCACCATATAACATGGAGATTACTTGTTCCTGTTTTATGTTTCAGAGAATGGGCTTGTTGTGCGGGAACTGCCTTTGGATTCTACACAACCAAGATTTTCAGAAAATACCAGAACAGTACATAATGCAAAGATGGACAAAAGCTACAATGAGTAAGCATGTCTTTGATAAAGATGACACAAACTGA